The following nucleotide sequence is from Anolis sagrei isolate rAnoSag1 chromosome 11, rAnoSag1.mat, whole genome shotgun sequence.
atagatagatagagggatagaaagagtggggttttttttgttttgtttttttctcgtgtcaggagtgtcctgttgtgagagaattggccgtctgcaaggaagttgcccaggggatagaGAGAGTGGTGagtgggtgggtaggtaggtaggtagaaggatggatggatggatggatagatagatagatagatagatagatagatagatagatagatagataggtagagggATAGGTAAAGGGATAGGTAGTGTGGTgagtgggtaggtaggtagaggaattgatggatggatggatggatggatggataggtgagtaggtaggtaggtaggtaggtagaggggtggatagatagatggatagatagatatacagagggatagatagaaggatagatagataggtggatggatagatagatagagggacagatggatggatggatggatgaatagagggatagatagatagagggatagatagatagagggatagatagagtggtgagtgggtaggtaggtaggtaggtagatagagggatggatggatagatagatagatagatagatagatagatagatagatagatgagtgggtaggtaggtaggtagagggatggatggatagatagatagacagagggatagatggaaggatagataaAGTGATAGTAGTTAAGTTGGGGTCTCCGTGCGACTTTTCTCGGGGCCTGGATGGGATACCTACGCATTTCCTGCAGGGTCCCGGTGAGGGGGGTCTCAGCCACCATCTTGAGCCGGGGGAGGCTCAGCACCGCGTGGACCGCCTTGAGCTGCTTGTCCACATCATGGACGAACTCGGAGGTGAGGCTCTCCTCAATCAGGGTCAGGTTCTGGGTCACGCTTTGGGGCAGGAAGAACATGGCACTCAGGCTGCCGGCCAAGGGCAGCTGCGCAATCTGATAGGAGCAAAGAGATAGGCAAaggaagtctattattattattactattattatatttatttatgctctGCTTTATCTTGTATGGTGGGGATGTTTACCTGCCTCGTCCTTCCGACCCACCTTGCAGCTGAGCTCTGAGTCAAAGCCATACTTTAGGATGGCCTGTGGGGCCGACATCATGGGCAGCCTCACGGTCCGCTCCTCGTCCAGGTGGAAGGTCTGCAGCTTGGTCAGCTTGGGGTCAAAGCGGGTGGCCCACTGACCTGCAGTTGCAGgtggaatttattattattattatattaaaatattttttaattatttaattatgcaTACATTCATcctaatagctaatcctttcagTATACTGCTcccttgtggctgcatctgagctCTACATACATACATCCCTAGAGGCTAACAGCTGATCCTTCctatctatacactgccctcttgtggccgcacctgagcactgcatacattcatCCCTAGAGACCTggagctgatcctttctatcgaTACAtggccctcttgtggttgcattggAGCCCTGCATTCATTCATCCCTAGAATTCAatagctgatcctttctatctctaaaTTGCCCTCTTAtggctgcatctgagcactgcattcttTCATTCCTAGAGGcgaatagctaatcctttctatctatacatctccctcttgtggctgcatccgAGCACAGCATACACAGAGGcctggagctaatcctttctatgtaTACAcagccctcttgtggctgcatctgagctCTACATACATACATCCCTAGAggctaatagctaatcctttctatctctacactgccctcttgtggctgcatctgagcagTGCATATATTTATCCCAGAggctaatagctaatcctttctatctatatatcgtcctcttgtggctgcatccaAGCACAGCATACATAGAGGCatgtagctaatcctttctatctatacactatcCTCTTATGGCTACATTTGAGCAGTGCATATATTTATCCCAGGggctaatagctaatcctttctatctatacatcGTCCTCATGTGGCTGCATCCGAGCACAGCATACATAGAGGCctgtagctaatcctttctatctatacactatcCTCTTATGGCTGCATTTGAGCAGTGCATATATTTATCCCAGGggctaatagctaatcctttctatctatacatcgccctcttgtggctgcatccgAGCACAGCATACACAGAAGCctgtagctaatcctttctatctatacacagccctcttgtggctgcatccgAGCACAGCATACACAGAAGCctgtagctaatcctttctatctatacacagccctcttgtggctgcatgaGCACTGTATTCATTCTTCCCTAGAGgataatagctaatcctttctatctatagacTGACCTCTTGTGGTCGCATCTGGgcactgcatacatacatccCTAAGGGTCTGTAGTTCATGACAGCCACTctttggagcccccccccccccttccaaagcTTGCCTTTGAAATATGCTGCTCCGAGGAGGAGGATGCTGACCCCAGTTGGGGTCTCGGCCAGGATTCTGGTCACCTTCCCCCCGGTCCTCTGCTGCACCCAGTTGTTGATCTCTTGGAGGTCGGCCCGGGCGTTGCCGCTCAGGACCCTCGGCCGGAACCCGTAGGACTTATCCAGCTCGTTCACGAAGCCCACTTTCATCCGCAGCCCTAAATACAAGACCAAGGAGATCCTTCTCAGGCCAAGCATTTACACATCTTGGTTTTGGAAGCCACCATAGACAACAGGGTGTCCGCAGAGTGGTCCTGGACCACAGACTACTTACTGCGGCCCCCAATAaagagcaaatttggcacacagagccctcatgacccactctacatcctgatgcggtttggaggagaatataccatggatgatgggacttgaagtaccttcactcacttcccgagactgctgcgaccctcacccaatgaccgatcaagaccaaacttggcacacataacccccatgacctcctttacatcctggtgaggtttgggggaagacagaaaatggatgatgggatttgtagtactttcccaccCTTCGGTTCCCGCAGACTACTGCGGCCCacaacaaagaccaaacttggcacacagagccctcatgacccacactacatcctggtgcagtttagaggaggatggaccacggatgatgggatttgaagtaccttcactcacttcccgagaccgctgcaaccctcatccaatgactgatcaagaccagacttggcacacagagcccccatgacccactctacatcctggtgctgtttggaggtggatgaaccatggacgatgggactcgcagtaccttcactcacttcccgagaccactgcgaccctcatccaatgactgatcaagaccagacttggcacacagagcccccatgacccactctacatcctggtgctgtttggaggtggatgaaccatggacgatgggactcgcagtaccttcactcacttcccgagaccactgcgaccctcatccaatgactgatcaagaccagacttggtacacagagccctcatgatccactctacatcctggtgctgtttgaaggacaatggaccatggacgatgggactcgcagcaccttcactaacttcctgagagcactgcaaGCCAaatcaatgactgataaagaccaaccttggcagacagagccctcatgacccactctacatcgtggtgcagtttggagaaggatggaccacggatgatgggacttgaagtaccttcactcacttcccgagaccactgcaaccctcatccaatgactgatcaagaccaaacttgacacacagagctcccatgacccactctacatcctggtgctgtttggagatggatgaactatggatgatgggactcgcagtaccttcactaacttcctgagagcactgcaagccacataaatgaccgataaagaccaaccttggtgcacaatgcctttctcaaattaccCGGGCAAGCTAGTTATTTATAAACCCAGTACTGGAGTCTCTGTGCGTCTCctttttttctctgaaagtgccggATGCAGTCCCATCCCACTAAAACGGATAACAGAGCAATTTTAAGGCTCGGAAAGTATTCACAACTTACTTCTCTCCATGACGAGTCGTGAGGCCGTCTTGAAGCCTTTGGTTGGAGCCGCGAGGCTGCCCAGGAGGCCTTTGTATACACCATGGACCTGGGTCTTGTCCAGCAGGTCGTAGAAGAGGGCCCGCTGGATGACGCCCTCCGTCCGCTCCCCGGCACCTGCCGATGACAGAGCGGAGCGGTCAAGCCCGTCGGCACCCATTTCCCCCTCCCATTAAGCCCTATCTGTCTTATGTCTCTCACCCAAGGAGAGGCCGGAGAGGGCCGTGGCCAGGCTGAAGGGCGAGAGCAGCACGTTGCCGGTGGGCGTCTGGCCGGACTGCTGGCGGAAAAGCTCGTAGCCGAAGTTGGACACGGAGGCAGCCAGCTTGTTTGTGGGGCTCTGGAAGaaggggtcttcctcctcctcctctgcattgCCCTCCTAAGAGAGACAGGAACAACTTGGGGGTCAAAAGTCCTACATAAAgagactcttttcttttgggAAAGTGTGCCATACACATGAGGAATGCAGAGTTCGAACACCCGCCTCCTCCCAATGAAtgaagaaggatggtgagtatgaatggTGAATGAATGTCTGCAGAGGAAGAGTAATAAGAAGAGGAAGCCTTCTGAGCTTGGCTTCTACCTTCTACATCTCCTGGGATTTCTGCAGGACTTCTCGAGTCCTTTGAGAGCGAATGCGGCCTGCCGAACGGGGAAGACTCGGAGCCTCAGCCCTTGAGACTCACCTGCTGGTTGGCGCCCGAGTCCTGGCTCCTGCAGGGGAGAACTAGAAGTCCCAGACACAGCAGGATCCCCAGATGTCGCATGGCGGGtcctggagaagaagaagaaggcacatGCGTTGAACTCGAACCTGGCATGCCCGCCCTAGAGCTCCTCAAAGGCCTCATACAGGGCAGGGCATTGGGTGCAAGGAGTAGGCACGTGTACAATCTGTAGTACAGACAACGGAACGGAACTGGTATGATACCCTTTACACTAACTTACTTAGCCTAACTTACTTACTCTCTCGAACCTGGCATGCCCGCCCTAGAGCTCCTCAAAGGTCTCATACGGGGCAAGGGCGTTGGGTGTAAGGAGTAGGCACGTGTACAATCTGTAGTAcggacaatggaattgaactggtATGATACCCTTTACACTAACTTACTTAGCCTAACTTACTTACTCTCTCGAACCTGGCATGCCCGCCCTAGAGCTCCGCAAAGGTCTCATACGGGGCAAGGGTGTTGGGTGCAAGGACGTGTGCAATCTGTAGTacggacaatggaatggaactgGTATGACACCCTTTACACTAACTTACTtagccttacttacttactctcTCGAACCTGGCATGCCCGCCCTAGAGTTCTGCAAAGGCCTCATACGGGGCAAGGAGTAGGCACGTGTACAATCTGTAGTAcggacaatggaattgaactggtATGACACCCTTTACACTAACTTActtagcccgaggatgatggtcttccaagtgcagtgtcttggttgtggttccataggtgactgtgaagccctattcttgatccacatgttatcccacagtgaggacatcggtttccaagtggaaggtggtccctgaCACGCctacttcctcttggcacatttctaccTTTTactctctttgaattccacagcgctgctggtcacagctgacctccagccagagcgctcaagggccagggtttcccagttctcggtgtctatggcAACTCTCCCGTCTCTTTGTGGCTTTGACTCCTGGCTGGATTTTGCAGAAGGAGGGTATTATCCCGAGCCTTGGCGCCACAAGGGCTGCTCAGCAGCATCCCTCGAAGCCTGCAATTATGGGGAGACTGCAAAAGCATCCTCCAAGCAGGCCAGAACAGAGAGATAGTCCTCAGGGGTTGTTTAGGGTGAACAAAGGGAGAAGGATGAAGGAGAACTGCCCATCCCTCTTACTTGGGAGTCATGTCAAGGAGGAGGAAAGGTCTTGGAGAGACAGGGTGGCGTGGGTTGGGGTGAATCACCAACCCCGTGATGTGCCAAACCGCTTTTGGTGCCGTCCCCAACAACATCTGGCTTCGATTATGAGAAGGACAAGCAGCCAAGAGGAGAAACAGGGAGGACCCGCTCCTCCGGCCAAAAGTTCTGGGGGTGTTTCCTCTTCTGCGGAGGAAGATGGGAAAGAGTCTGGAACCCGGCGGGTCTCTCCGGAAAAATGCAATGAGGTCCATCCCCGGCTAAGAAGTGGAAATCCAACACCATCCTTtgatagaaccctagagttggaagagttcacatgggccatctagtccaacctcctgcacaatcaaagcacccctgacagatagccatccagcttctgcttaataataatcatagttagttaggcaatccctcatagtacgaggatgatggtccaccaagtgtagtgtcctggcagtgggtccgtaggtgactgtggagccctattcttgatctgcatcttctcccttctccagtgagggcatcggtttccagacagaaggcggtcctggttggggttggcttgacacaccttcctcttggcatgttcctctctttcgtcctccattcgtgcctcttcaaattctgcagcactgctggtcacagctgacctccagctggagcgctcaagggccaggccttccccgttctcagtgtccatgccacagtttttaaggttggctttgagcccatctttcaatctcttttcctgtctgccaactttccattttccgttcttgagttcggagtagagcaactgcttggggagacggtggtcgggtatccggacatcgtggctggtccagcgaagttgatcgtggaggaccattgcttcagtgctggtggtctttgcttcttccagctcacTGACATATGtccgcttgccttcccaagagatttgcaggattttccggagacagcgctgatggaatcgttccaagagttgcatgtgacgcttgtagacagtccacgtttcgcaggcatagagcagggttgggaggggaatagctttataaacaagcaccacaactgaagggagatgttgacactaAGCTGGAATGTGGGCAACTCAAaagattaagggtctggagaacaagccctatgagaagtggcttcaagagctgggcatgtttagcttgcagaagagaaggtggagaggagacatgatgaggaccatggatcaagaggggaggggaagtcataggaagagggagcaggcttgttttctcctgccctggagaccaggacgcaatggaacaatggcttcaaactacaggaaagaaaggagattccacttgaacatgaggaagaacttcatgactgtgagaaagatgttcagcagtggaactctctctctgccccggagtgtggcggaggctccttctttggaggctttgaaacagagaatgtatggccttctgttggggaagctttgaatgtgatttcttggttggactggatggcccaccaggtctcttccaactctatgagtctactATGTGGCTCTTAACAAGACTGGATGGTCTaccaggtgtcttccaactctaggattctatgatgtgtctcttaatgagactgAATGGTCCaccaggtgtcttccaactctaggattctatgatgtgtctcttaatgagactgAATGGTCCaccaggtgtcttccaactctaggattctatgatgtgtctcttaatgagactgAATGGTCCaccaggtgtcttccaactctaggattctatcatgtgtctcttaatgagactgGCTGGtccaccagatctcttccaaatctagaatTCTactatgtggctcttaatgagactggatggcccatcaggtctattccgactctaggattctgCTATGTGGTTCTTCAtgaaactggatggcccaccaggtccctTGCAACTAGAATTCTATTATGTGGCTTTCAATGAGACTGGATGGCTcaccaggtctcctccaactctaggagtctatgatgtggctcttcatgagactgGATGGCTCGTCAGgtgtctttcaactctaggattctactatgtggctcttaataagactggatggcccaccaggactcttccaattctaagatcTATGATGTGACTCTCaatgagactggatggcccaccaggtgtcctccaactctaggattccatgacgtggctcttaatgagactggatggcccaccaggtctaggattccatgatgtggctcttaatgagactggatggcccaccaggtgtcctccaactctaggattccatgacgtggctcttaacgagactggatggcccaccaggtctaggattccatgatgtggctcttaatgagactggatggcccaccaggtgtcctccaactctaggattccatgacgtggctcttaatgagactggatggcccaccaggtctcttctaaATCTAGAATTCTACTATGTGGTTGTTCATGAGACCGGATGGCCCACcacgtctcttccaactatatgagtctatgatgtggctcttaacgagagTGGATGGCCCGTCAGgtgtcctccaactctaggattctactatgtggctcttaataagactggatggcccaccaggtctcttccaactctatgagtctatgatgtGGGTCTTAACAagactggatggtccaccaggtctctcccaactctaggattctatgatgtgtctcttaatgagactggatggcccaccaggtctcttccaactctatgatgtggctcttaatgagactggatgttccaccaggtctcttccaactctatgattatatgatgtCGCTCTTAATAAGACTGAATGGCCcgtcaggtctcttccaattctaggattctatgatgtgaCTCTCaatgagactggatggcccagcaggtgtcctccaactctaggattctactatATGGCTCTTAacaagactggatggcccaccaggtctaggattctaagattccatgatgtggttcttaatgagactggatggcccatcaggtgtCCTCCAACTCTCGGAATCTatgatgtggctctcaatgagactggatggcccaccaggtctaggattctaagattccatgatgtggttcttaatgagactggatggcccatcaggtgtCCTCCAACTCTCGGAATCTatgatgtggctctcaatgagactggatggcccaccaggtctaggattctaagattccatgatgtggctcttaatgagaatggacggcccaccaggtctctcccaactctatgaatctatgatgtggctctcaatgagactggatggcccaccaagtctcttccaactaggattccatgatttggctcttaatgagactggatggtccaccaggtcttctccagctctaggattttatgatgtgGTTCTCAacgagacatgccacattatcacaggatgtctatggcTGTTTTTTTCTATTCATTATAACTGTAGTCTCCATTTGCTtctgatgcaataaataaataaatatacctttTGGGGTCCGGTCCCATTCTGACTTTGGGCAAGCTTCTTACCTTGGTCGGTGGGTCGGTCTGCCTCTCGCCTGCTTCTCCTTCCTCGTCTGTGCCTGTGTGGGGAGAAGGCTGGGCCAGGGACCGTCCCGGGACTTCTAGTGGGGCCGCCTGGGTTCGGGTTACAGCTGGGCTCTGCAAGGGGGGGCTCTTAAAGCAGCCTTGGCCTGTTTCTGCCACCCACCCCTTGAGCCCTAGGCAGTCAAGGCTTCCCCACTTATGCGTGTTTCGTGTTCAAGCCAATGCTTGTTATTGTCTCATCCGTACACCccattatgttatttatttatcgtgccagaagTGAATTGGgaatacacatgcatatacatgcacatatttatatatacacatatacgtacatgcatacagatatatacataaatacacacacacacatatatatatatatacaaatacagtcatgcatacacatacacacatgcatacacatatatatatatacacaaatacattcatgcatatacatgcacatacatacatgcatacagatacatacacacacacatatatatacaaatacattcatgtgtatacatgcacatacatgtaCACATGGATGCAtacagatacatatatacatacatatatatttatatatgcacaaatacatTTATGCGTATACATGGACATACATGCatattcacatacatacatagagatacatatatacatatatacacacacacaaatacattcatgcatatacatgcacatacatgcatattcacatacatacatagagatacatatatacacacacacaaatacattcatatgcatacatgcacatacctacatatatacatacatacatgcatacagatacatatatacgtacacatacacatatatacacaaatacattcatgcatatacatgcatatacctacatgtatgcatgcatgtatatgcatgcatacaaatacatatacatacacacacacacacatatatataaatcattcatgcatatacatgcacatacatacatatacacatatacacatacattcagatacatatatacatacatacatatacacacatatatacacatatatacatacatgctgctttgagtccgcttcaggggagataaagcagggtacaaataaaatacatgcatacacacagagacctatatgtacatacatacacacattcacacatatatCCATAATCATTTTAACACACTctgtaaaatatacatattaaaacatacctccataaaataCGTTATCAAAATACACAAGGCATACAGTGAAGAAtaatacatatacaaacatatctatctatctatctatctatctatctatccacagacatacatatacatatacacacacacacacaaatacacatgtgtatgtgtatatctgtgtatgtttgtgtgtatgcttaatatatatatttcctatgaagtgggtgaggtggtagtcctttgtgatattttaatttttttctcaggaggaggtgatggTTTGCAGTGTCCTAATACTAATACTAGTATCTGTTATTGCTGGTTCCACGCTCGCTGGTGGTTGGGAATGCTTAGCATTGCAATCCAACTGTATTGGGAGCCCGTGTGGCTCTTTCCGCATGCCTTTTCATACATaaacgattgtcagcatagatgaaactctcagtCCCTTCATTGCCCCTTCCTAAGAAAAATCTATAtcccaaaggacgaccacctccccgtttcataggaaatctgctacagaacaggagcttttttgttgagttcgcCGGCCAGAGAAGCAAgttgtggaaacagaagaacggcctgcctccagGGAGCgtacttgctccatccatgtttaacatctacacaaatgaccaaccactgccagaagggacagagagtttcatctatgctgacgatcgtgccatcaccactcaataaaagaggagtccatgacatgcgagtgtggtgaagagaaaccacagaccactgactacaatgcacaatggaggaccttctcacagcgacaccagaggcactccaagtggtcaatttgcttctgacacgataaataaaagcgAGGTGTACAGATAAGACAATAACAATTGATTACGACGAGACATGTTGTCGTAATCGTACGACGAGCCATATCATCGTAATCGATACAGGTCGAGCTTCCAACGGGACGGAATTTAGTGAGCGTCCCCGTCCCAAAAGAAGACCTAGAAAGTTATAGTTGTGTGCATGTCAACCAATAGGATCGCAACCAAATGTTTTAGAGTCGATGATGTGGCATTGCTTCTAAGAGGTATTTCTCGTCAGACCGAACTGTGAGAGCTTCGCCTTTATTCCGAAAGAGCTTCACATCCAGTACGCAAgatcccttttcttcctctcccttcccaaaTATCCCAAAGCATTTCCATGATTTCGTGGTGCAGAATCGTCCCAACCACAGGAAGACTTGTGTGGACCCTCGGTCGGAGGTTCTCTGAGCAACGGTGGTCTCTGTCCGCACCGAACGCCCCTCAGGGCTTTGTGTCCCCACTCCGGGGGTCCCGGAGGCAGCCCAGCAAGAGTGGGAGGCCCAGGCGGTCATCGAAGAGCGCAAAGAGGAAGGGCCGGTTGAGGTGGAAGGCCGAGAGCGAGCGAGACGTGGCCAGCCCCGTGGCTGCCGAGGCCTCCAGCCCGGACTCCGAGATGTTAAGGGCCGCCTGGTGCTGGGCGCTCGAGACCCACAAAGGGCCCTCCGCAATGCCAGGCAGCCGTGGGGAGGAGAAGAGCTCCCCAAGACCtataggaagagaggaagaagggaaggggattaggaagggtgggaggaaaggaaagaggaagggagagagggaaggaaggaggaaagagtggaagggagtgaggaaaggaaggaaagtaggaaggacagaaagagaggaagggagagggagaaaaaggaggaggaagagaggaagaagggaaggggattaggaaaggaggaaggaaggaaaggagggaggaattgagagagggaagaaggaaaggaagggagggtaggtaggaaagggagggaggacggaaagaggaagggagagaggaagaaaggaaaagagggagggagggaggtaatttggaaggaaggaaagggaggaaagattgaagggaaggaggaagaagagagggaacgagtaaagaggaaggaagggaattaggaagggaggaatggagagaggaaggaaggaaggaaaggagggaggaatggagagagggaaggag
It contains:
- the SERPINF1 gene encoding pigment epithelium-derived factor; this translates as MRHLGILLCLGLLVLPCRSQDSGANQQEGNAEEEEEDPFFQSPTNKLAASVSNFGYELFRQQSGQTPTGNVLLSPFSLATALSGLSLGAGERTEGVIQRALFYDLLDKTQVHGVYKGLLGSLAAPTKGFKTASRLVMERRLRMKVGFVNELDKSYGFRPRVLSGNARADLQEINNWVQQRTGGKVTRILAETPTGVSILLLGAAYFKGQWATRFDPKLTKLQTFHLDEERTVRLPMMSAPQAILKYGFDSELSCKIAQLPLAGSLSAMFFLPQSVTQNLTLIEESLTSEFVHDVDKQLKAVHAVLSLPRLKMVAETPLTGTLQEMRLQGLFSTPDLSKIAPKALKVTHVLHKVALDLGEEGAGNAFPSDVEAARLDFPIEYHLNQPFLFVLRDTDTGTLLFIGKVLDPRSS